Proteins encoded together in one Gemmatimonadota bacterium DH-78 window:
- the gltB gene encoding glutamate synthase large subunit, with translation MCLPDARGLYQPSFEHDACGVGFVADVTGRASHQTLLDAASILENLDHRAGRAADGRSGDGAGILVALPHAFYRQVLEREMGLRLPASAPLAVGHVFLPRDPGEREHAQRVFEREARRSGVEVLGWRAAPVDPRGARIGSRALHAMPVIEQLFVTADLGSDDAFERALSALRRRAEGALRADARLREGGSVHVSSLSGRVIVFKGMLTPAQLLPFYADLRSWDFRTHLAMVHSRFSTNTFPSWDRAQPMRWMSHNGEINTLRGNVNAMRSREGVLAEAGGVLDLPTPIVPPDTSDSGSFDSVLELLMMSGRSLPEAIMTMIPEAWENDEGMSAERKAFYRFAAAKMQPWDGPASITFTDGRCVGAVLDRNGLRPSRFTVTRDDRVIMSSEAGALPIEPELVERHGRLEPGRMLLIDFEQQRLVPDHEIKARVAAAHPYGDWLERRAIALPVAAPAVPAPVSSTDRAMAAFGYTAETLRTLLTPMLREGRDPIGSMGDDAALACLSELPRSTFDYFRQLFAQVTNPPIDPIREDVVMSLGDWIGPEGSVLEWSEDDVARLYLDHPLISEAQLAGLKAIDRPGWSARTLDLTRAAAPEPGGLEAALEALADEAEAAVDAGCGVLVLDDRAVSADRVPMPVALAVGAVHQRLLEVRKRTRVAVVVDSGEVREVHHFCVLLGYGADAIHPWLALRALGRVAGEMEQEIGAMTADDLLDTYREVIGKGIRKVMSRMGISVLASYKGAQIFEAIGLAEPVVHRCFRGTPSRLGGVGFDLLDREAFERHARGFRRAGGERTLPTLPNEGLFQWRAGGERHVWSPDAITALQRAAREGDPEAYQRFSDHVQAVEESGRTLRGLLRTRPTTPVPLDEVEPAVEIVKRFATGAMSFGSLSAEAHGTLAEAMNSIGAKSNSGEGGEDPARIRPLADGSPNPLLSRIKQVASGRFGVTIDYLVSADEIQIKMAQGAKPGEGGHLPGRKVDEAIARVRHSTPGVSLISPPPHHDIYSIEDLAQLIFDLKRANPRARISVKLVSEMGVGTVAAGVVKAGANHVLISGHDGGTGASPLTSVKHAGSPWELGLVETHQTLVLNGLRDRTVVQVDGQLKTGRDVVVAALLGADEFGFATAPLITLGCVMMRKCHLNTCPVGIATQDPELRARFAGQPEHVTRYLFEVAEEARRIMAELGFRSVAEMVGRSDVLEQDRTRGSAKARSLDLAPLLARMEPWDAGLGPVAGDEPAGGVSPDERCDAALDRRLIELALPVIDQGGLVSRRLPICSTDRAVGALLSHEIVRRRGERRLPEGSLHFHLVGAAGQSLGAWLTEGVTLEVEGQANDYVGKGLSGGRIVVRPPERGSIVPEQNVIAGNVMLYGATSGEMFVRGRVAERFAVRNSGARAVVEGVGDHGCEYMTGGRVAVLGPTGRNFGAGMSGGIAWVWDPKGEFRRRVNLGLVELERAGEAPDVEELRELLLLHHFWTKSTVAAVILDSWERSLRHFVRVIPSDYRRVLEERRAASAPSQGVA, from the coding sequence ATGTGCCTACCTGACGCCCGAGGACTCTACCAGCCGTCGTTCGAACACGATGCCTGCGGGGTGGGGTTCGTTGCCGACGTGACCGGGCGTGCCTCGCATCAGACGCTTCTCGATGCGGCCTCGATCCTCGAGAACCTCGACCACCGTGCGGGGCGCGCCGCAGACGGCCGCAGCGGTGACGGAGCGGGGATTCTCGTCGCTCTTCCGCACGCCTTCTATCGACAGGTGCTGGAGCGGGAGATGGGACTCCGGCTCCCTGCCTCGGCCCCGCTGGCGGTCGGGCACGTCTTCCTGCCGCGGGATCCCGGCGAGCGCGAGCACGCGCAGCGGGTCTTCGAGCGCGAGGCGCGGCGGTCCGGGGTCGAGGTGCTGGGCTGGCGGGCAGCGCCGGTGGATCCGCGCGGCGCCCGGATCGGTAGCCGCGCACTCCACGCCATGCCGGTGATCGAGCAGCTGTTCGTGACGGCGGACCTCGGTTCCGACGATGCCTTCGAGCGCGCCCTGAGCGCTCTGCGGCGGCGAGCGGAGGGGGCGCTGAGGGCCGACGCCCGTCTTCGCGAGGGGGGCAGCGTGCACGTGAGTTCACTCTCGGGTCGGGTGATCGTCTTCAAGGGGATGCTCACGCCCGCTCAGCTCCTCCCGTTCTACGCCGACCTCCGTTCGTGGGACTTTCGGACTCATCTGGCGATGGTCCACTCGCGCTTCTCCACCAACACCTTCCCGTCGTGGGACCGCGCCCAGCCGATGCGCTGGATGAGCCACAACGGAGAGATCAACACCCTGCGCGGCAACGTGAACGCCATGCGCTCGCGGGAAGGCGTGCTCGCCGAGGCCGGGGGCGTGCTCGATCTGCCCACGCCGATCGTCCCTCCAGACACCAGCGATTCGGGAAGTTTCGACAGCGTGCTCGAGCTCCTGATGATGTCGGGCCGGAGCCTTCCCGAGGCGATCATGACCATGATCCCCGAGGCGTGGGAGAACGACGAAGGCATGTCGGCAGAGCGGAAGGCGTTCTATCGCTTCGCCGCGGCCAAGATGCAGCCGTGGGACGGCCCGGCCTCGATCACCTTCACGGATGGTCGCTGCGTGGGTGCCGTGCTCGACCGCAACGGGCTGCGTCCGAGCCGGTTCACCGTCACCCGCGACGACCGGGTGATCATGTCGTCGGAGGCCGGCGCGCTTCCCATCGAGCCCGAGCTCGTGGAACGGCACGGCCGCCTGGAGCCGGGGCGGATGCTGCTGATCGACTTCGAGCAGCAGCGGCTCGTTCCAGACCACGAGATCAAGGCGCGGGTGGCGGCTGCGCACCCGTACGGCGATTGGCTCGAGCGCCGAGCGATCGCCCTGCCGGTGGCCGCGCCGGCGGTGCCCGCACCCGTCTCGTCGACCGATCGGGCGATGGCGGCCTTCGGGTACACCGCGGAGACGCTGCGCACCCTGCTCACGCCCATGCTGCGGGAGGGCCGCGATCCCATCGGATCGATGGGCGACGACGCGGCGCTCGCCTGTCTGAGCGAGCTCCCGCGGTCGACCTTCGACTACTTCCGACAGCTGTTCGCACAGGTCACGAACCCACCGATCGACCCGATCCGTGAAGACGTGGTCATGTCGCTGGGCGACTGGATCGGGCCCGAGGGGTCGGTGTTGGAGTGGTCGGAAGACGACGTGGCGCGGCTGTACCTCGACCACCCCCTCATCTCGGAGGCGCAGCTCGCGGGACTGAAGGCGATCGACCGGCCCGGTTGGTCGGCCCGTACCCTCGACCTCACCCGGGCTGCCGCTCCCGAGCCCGGCGGCCTCGAGGCCGCGTTGGAGGCCCTCGCCGACGAGGCGGAGGCGGCGGTCGACGCGGGGTGCGGGGTACTGGTGCTCGACGACCGCGCGGTGAGCGCCGATCGCGTACCGATGCCCGTCGCGCTCGCGGTCGGTGCCGTGCATCAGCGACTCCTCGAGGTGCGGAAGCGCACCCGTGTGGCCGTGGTGGTCGACTCGGGAGAGGTGCGCGAGGTGCACCACTTCTGCGTGCTCCTTGGGTACGGCGCCGATGCGATCCACCCCTGGCTGGCGCTCCGTGCGCTCGGGCGGGTGGCCGGCGAGATGGAGCAGGAGATCGGCGCGATGACCGCGGACGACCTGCTCGACACCTACCGGGAGGTGATCGGAAAGGGAATCCGGAAGGTGATGTCGCGAATGGGGATCTCGGTCCTGGCCTCGTACAAGGGGGCGCAGATCTTCGAGGCCATCGGGCTCGCGGAGCCGGTGGTGCACCGCTGCTTCCGGGGCACCCCGTCACGGCTGGGCGGGGTGGGGTTCGATCTTCTCGACCGAGAGGCGTTCGAGCGCCATGCCCGAGGTTTCCGTCGTGCCGGCGGGGAGAGGACGCTTCCGACCCTGCCCAACGAGGGGCTGTTCCAGTGGCGGGCCGGCGGGGAGCGTCACGTGTGGAGTCCCGACGCCATCACCGCGCTCCAGCGAGCCGCCCGCGAGGGAGATCCGGAGGCCTACCAGCGGTTCAGCGACCACGTGCAGGCGGTCGAGGAGTCGGGGCGCACGCTGCGCGGCCTGCTCCGGACCCGACCGACCACCCCCGTGCCGCTCGACGAGGTGGAGCCGGCCGTCGAGATCGTGAAGCGATTCGCGACCGGCGCGATGAGCTTCGGGTCGCTGTCGGCGGAGGCGCACGGCACGCTGGCCGAGGCCATGAACTCGATCGGCGCCAAGTCCAACTCGGGCGAGGGCGGGGAAGACCCGGCCCGCATCCGCCCTCTGGCCGACGGATCCCCCAACCCGCTGCTGTCGCGCATCAAGCAGGTGGCCTCGGGGCGTTTCGGTGTGACCATCGACTATCTGGTGAGCGCCGACGAGATCCAGATCAAGATGGCTCAGGGCGCCAAGCCCGGAGAGGGAGGGCACCTGCCGGGGCGCAAGGTGGACGAGGCGATCGCCCGGGTGAGGCACTCCACGCCGGGGGTGTCGCTGATCAGTCCGCCCCCGCACCACGACATCTACTCGATCGAAGACCTCGCCCAGCTGATCTTCGACCTGAAGCGGGCGAACCCCCGGGCGCGCATCAGCGTGAAGCTCGTGAGCGAGATGGGGGTCGGCACGGTGGCGGCCGGTGTGGTCAAGGCCGGTGCCAACCACGTGCTGATCAGCGGTCACGACGGGGGCACGGGCGCCTCTCCGCTCACCTCGGTGAAGCACGCGGGCTCGCCGTGGGAGCTCGGGCTGGTGGAGACGCATCAGACGCTGGTGCTGAACGGGCTGCGCGATCGCACGGTGGTGCAGGTGGATGGTCAGCTGAAGACCGGGCGCGACGTGGTCGTGGCTGCGCTCCTGGGAGCGGACGAGTTCGGGTTCGCCACGGCGCCGCTGATCACGCTCGGGTGCGTGATGATGCGCAAGTGCCATCTCAACACCTGTCCTGTCGGCATCGCCACACAGGACCCGGAGTTGCGCGCACGCTTCGCGGGCCAGCCCGAGCACGTCACCCGCTACCTCTTCGAGGTGGCCGAAGAGGCACGCCGGATCATGGCCGAGCTGGGGTTCCGTTCGGTGGCCGAGATGGTCGGCCGTTCGGATGTGCTCGAGCAGGATCGCACCCGCGGCTCCGCGAAGGCACGGTCGCTCGATCTCGCGCCGCTGCTGGCCCGGATGGAGCCCTGGGACGCGGGGCTGGGGCCGGTGGCGGGCGACGAGCCCGCCGGTGGGGTGAGTCCCGACGAGCGGTGCGACGCCGCCCTCGACCGACGCCTGATCGAACTGGCGCTCCCGGTGATCGATCAGGGGGGGCTGGTTTCGCGCCGCCTCCCCATCTGCAGCACCGACCGGGCGGTCGGTGCGCTGCTGAGCCACGAGATCGTTCGCCGTCGGGGCGAGCGCCGGCTTCCCGAAGGTTCGCTGCATTTCCACCTGGTGGGTGCCGCGGGCCAGAGCCTCGGCGCCTGGCTCACCGAGGGGGTCACCCTGGAGGTAGAGGGTCAGGCCAACGACTACGTGGGCAAGGGCCTCTCCGGAGGGCGGATCGTGGTGCGCCCGCCCGAGCGGGGATCGATCGTTCCCGAGCAGAACGTGATCGCGGGCAACGTGATGCTCTACGGGGCCACCTCCGGCGAGATGTTCGTGCGCGGCCGCGTGGCCGAGCGCTTCGCGGTGCGCAACTCCGGTGCGCGCGCGGTGGTGGAAGGTGTGGGCGACCACGGATGTGAGTACATGACCGGCGGCCGGGTGGCCGTGCTCGGGCCCACCGGCCGCAACTTCGGTGCGGGGATGAGCGGTGGCATCGCCTGGGTGTGGGATCCGAAGGGCGAGTTCCGGCGCCGGGTCAACCTCGGCCTCGTCGAGCTCGAGCGCGCCGGCGAGGCGCCGGATGTGGAGGAGCTCCGGGAGCTGCTGCTGCTGCACCACTTCTGGACGAAGTCGACGGTGGCGGCCGTGATTCTCGACTCGTGGGAGCGGTCCCTGCGGCACTTCGTGCGTGTGATTCCGAGCGACTACCGACGGGTGCTCGAGGAGCGGCGCGCCGCCTCCGCCCCGTCGCAGGGGGTGGCGTGA
- the groL gene encoding chaperonin GroEL (60 kDa chaperone family; promotes refolding of misfolded polypeptides especially under stressful conditions; forms two stacked rings of heptamers to form a barrel-shaped 14mer; ends can be capped by GroES; misfolded proteins enter the barrel where they are refolded when GroES binds), whose amino-acid sequence MAAKELDFDIEARTRLKAGVDKLARAVKVTLGPKGRNVVLDRKFGSPTVTKDGVSVAKEIELEDPVENMGAQMVKEVATKTSDLAGDGTTTATVLAQAIFGEGLKNVTAGANPMGLKRGIDKAVERVVEELQKISSETKGKKEIAQVGAISANNDPEIGDLIADAMEKVGKDGVITVEEARGLETTLDTVEGMQFDRGYLSPYFVTDPERMEAALEDPMILIHDKKVSSMKDLLPILEKVAQMGRPLLIIAEDVEGEALATLVVNKLRGTLKVCAVKAPGFGDRRKAMLQDIAILTGGQVISEDVGFKLENAVVSDLGSAKRVVIDKDNSTIVDGAGEPDKIKGRIDEIRVAIDKSTSDYDREKLQERLAKLSGGVAVINVGAATETEMKEKKARVEDALHATRAAVEEGIVPGGGVALLRGQKALEGFKLDRADEQVGVDILRRALEAPIRQIATNAGAEGSIIVEKVRESKENNFGYNALSGEYEDLVEAGVIDPTKVVRTALQNASSIAGLLLTTEAVVVEMPEDEPAGGAGGGMPGGMGGMY is encoded by the coding sequence ATGGCTGCCAAGGAACTCGATTTCGACATCGAGGCCCGCACTCGGCTGAAGGCGGGCGTCGACAAGCTCGCCCGGGCGGTGAAGGTCACGCTCGGTCCGAAGGGCCGCAACGTCGTGCTCGACCGCAAGTTCGGTTCTCCCACGGTCACCAAGGACGGCGTGTCCGTCGCCAAGGAGATCGAGCTGGAGGATCCGGTCGAGAACATGGGTGCCCAGATGGTGAAGGAGGTCGCCACGAAGACCTCCGATCTCGCCGGTGACGGCACCACCACGGCCACCGTGCTCGCGCAGGCGATCTTCGGCGAGGGCCTGAAGAACGTCACCGCCGGTGCCAACCCGATGGGCCTCAAGCGCGGCATCGACAAGGCCGTCGAGAGGGTCGTCGAGGAGCTGCAGAAGATCTCGTCGGAGACCAAGGGCAAGAAGGAGATCGCCCAGGTCGGTGCCATCTCGGCCAACAACGATCCCGAGATCGGCGACCTCATCGCCGACGCGATGGAGAAGGTCGGCAAGGACGGCGTGATCACCGTCGAGGAGGCCCGCGGCCTCGAGACGACGCTCGACACCGTCGAGGGCATGCAGTTCGATCGCGGCTACCTCTCGCCGTACTTCGTGACCGACCCCGAGCGCATGGAGGCCGCGCTCGAGGATCCGATGATCCTCATCCACGACAAGAAGGTGTCGTCGATGAAGGACCTCCTCCCGATTCTCGAGAAGGTCGCCCAGATGGGCCGCCCGCTCCTGATCATCGCCGAGGACGTCGAGGGCGAGGCGCTCGCCACGCTCGTGGTCAACAAGCTCCGCGGCACCCTGAAGGTCTGCGCCGTGAAGGCGCCCGGCTTCGGTGATCGCCGCAAGGCCATGCTGCAGGACATCGCGATCCTGACCGGTGGCCAGGTGATCTCCGAGGACGTCGGCTTCAAGCTCGAGAACGCGGTCGTGAGCGACCTCGGCTCGGCCAAGCGCGTCGTGATCGACAAGGACAACAGCACGATCGTCGACGGGGCTGGTGAGCCCGACAAGATCAAGGGGCGGATCGACGAGATCCGGGTCGCGATCGACAAGAGCACCTCGGACTACGATCGCGAGAAGCTCCAGGAGCGTCTGGCGAAGCTGTCCGGCGGTGTGGCCGTGATCAACGTGGGTGCGGCCACCGAGACCGAGATGAAGGAGAAGAAGGCCCGGGTCGAGGACGCGCTCCACGCGACGCGTGCCGCTGTCGAAGAGGGTATCGTGCCCGGCGGTGGCGTGGCCCTCCTCCGCGGTCAGAAGGCCCTCGAGGGCTTCAAGCTCGATCGCGCCGACGAGCAGGTCGGTGTCGACATCCTCCGTCGGGCCCTCGAGGCTCCGATCCGGCAGATCGCGACCAACGCGGGTGCCGAGGGTTCGATCATCGTCGAGAAGGTGCGCGAGTCGAAGGAGAACAACTTCGGCTACAACGCCCTGAGCGGCGAGTACGAGGACCTGGTCGAGGCCGGCGTGATCGACCCGACCAAGGTCGTCCGGACCGCGCTGCAGAACGCCTCGTCGATCGCGGGTCTCCTCCTCACCACCGAGGCGGTGGTCGTGGAGATGCCCGAGGACGAGCCGGCCGGCGGAGCCGGGGGCGGCATGCCCGGCGGCATGGGCGGAATGTACTGA
- a CDS encoding TonB-dependent receptor, giving the protein MPGSLLRGFGLLLVAAAFSHPRPLAALQDDQGVSGVVRSSDGAPLEGVALLLDGRMGATSDALGRFRAAHPRSGSVRLTAERLGYAAESMEVTVPAGSWVEVDVVLQGTAMELDPIVVTGTLSETRVTDSPVKVDVVSARVLSRHAAASLMDGVGRINGLYPQVDCGVCYTNNIRINGMEGPYTAVLLNGTPIMGALASVYGLNGIHPSVVERLEILKGPQSTLHGPEAMGGVVNIITKDPRFAPELAVEASRSSLGETNASASWAPGAGRSGALFSGSVVHNDDFVDDNGDGFADLTLDTRLNLFGSLGLRREGRRIGQVTAKVYYEDRFGGVEAWTPADRGSDEVYGESIRTDRLELMGSIDGPWSDTRFEASASHHRQDSWYGDTGFEAEQTIAFGRLLWDPPRRESQHDMLVGAAVSYDRYDDDTPATSQADRRWIPGLFVEDRFHANEAWTVLGGLRADHHRHHGVIWSPRASLMWRPTADATFRVNVGTGFRVVNLFTEDHAALTGAREVIVAEELEPERSSSIALNYNQVLDFGANPMMIDVDAFYTRFSNRIVPDYDLDPNQIVYANLGDRRSVTRGFSVALNQNFGTALPLLYSVGFTVQDVFLEGGDEPREDEFFAADYRGVWSVTWEARPGVTLEYGGALTGPMRLPRFEGEFARPTRNDPYATHDLQLSWSPVPGQRVTLGIQNLTDFTQGSPLVDPTRPFGDAFDTSYVYGPIVGRRINLGLRLTRGR; this is encoded by the coding sequence ATGCCTGGATCACTTCTGCGCGGCTTCGGCCTCCTTCTCGTTGCGGCCGCATTCAGCCACCCTCGTCCTCTCGCGGCCCTCCAGGACGATCAGGGCGTGTCGGGCGTCGTACGCTCCTCGGACGGTGCGCCCCTCGAGGGGGTGGCACTGCTGCTCGATGGCCGCATGGGCGCGACCAGCGATGCGCTGGGGCGGTTCCGAGCGGCTCACCCTCGAAGTGGCAGCGTCCGGCTCACGGCGGAGCGGCTCGGGTACGCCGCGGAGTCGATGGAGGTGACCGTGCCCGCGGGCAGCTGGGTGGAGGTGGACGTCGTGCTGCAGGGCACGGCCATGGAACTCGACCCGATCGTGGTGACGGGCACGCTGAGCGAGACCCGGGTGACCGACTCTCCGGTGAAGGTCGACGTGGTGTCGGCGCGCGTGCTCAGCCGGCATGCCGCCGCGTCGCTGATGGACGGTGTGGGGCGCATCAACGGCCTCTACCCGCAGGTGGACTGCGGCGTCTGCTACACCAACAACATCCGCATCAACGGCATGGAGGGCCCGTACACGGCGGTGCTGCTCAACGGCACGCCCATCATGGGCGCCCTCGCCTCGGTGTACGGACTGAACGGAATTCACCCCTCGGTGGTGGAGAGGCTCGAGATCCTGAAGGGGCCCCAGTCGACCCTGCACGGCCCCGAGGCGATGGGCGGCGTGGTCAACATCATCACCAAAGACCCCCGCTTCGCCCCCGAGCTCGCCGTGGAAGCCTCGCGCTCCAGCCTGGGTGAGACGAACGCCTCGGCCTCGTGGGCCCCGGGCGCGGGCCGCTCGGGCGCTCTGTTTTCGGGGTCGGTGGTGCACAACGACGACTTCGTGGACGACAACGGAGACGGCTTCGCCGACCTCACCCTCGACACCCGCCTGAACCTCTTCGGGAGCCTCGGGCTTCGCCGAGAGGGGCGCCGAATCGGCCAGGTCACGGCGAAGGTGTACTACGAGGACCGCTTTGGCGGGGTCGAAGCGTGGACCCCGGCGGACCGGGGCAGCGACGAGGTGTACGGCGAGTCGATCCGGACCGATCGGCTGGAGTTGATGGGTTCGATCGATGGGCCGTGGTCCGACACCCGGTTCGAGGCGTCGGCATCGCACCACCGCCAGGACTCCTGGTACGGCGACACGGGGTTCGAGGCGGAGCAGACCATCGCGTTCGGCCGTCTTCTCTGGGACCCGCCGCGGCGCGAGTCGCAGCACGACATGCTCGTGGGCGCGGCGGTCTCGTACGACCGATACGACGACGACACGCCGGCCACGTCGCAGGCGGACCGTCGGTGGATTCCCGGCCTCTTCGTCGAGGATCGGTTCCACGCGAACGAGGCGTGGACGGTGCTCGGGGGACTCCGGGCCGACCACCACCGGCACCACGGTGTGATCTGGTCGCCCAGGGCGAGTCTGATGTGGCGCCCCACGGCCGACGCCACCTTCCGGGTGAATGTCGGAACCGGGTTCCGGGTCGTGAACCTGTTCACCGAGGACCACGCGGCGCTGACCGGCGCGAGGGAGGTGATCGTGGCCGAGGAACTCGAGCCGGAGCGGTCGTCGAGCATCGCCCTCAACTACAATCAGGTGCTCGACTTCGGCGCGAACCCGATGATGATCGACGTCGACGCCTTCTACACCCGCTTCAGCAACCGCATCGTACCCGACTACGATCTCGACCCCAATCAGATCGTGTACGCGAACCTCGGCGACCGCCGAAGCGTGACGCGAGGGTTTTCCGTCGCATTGAACCAGAACTTCGGCACGGCGCTGCCCCTGTTGTACTCGGTCGGGTTCACGGTCCAGGACGTCTTCCTGGAGGGGGGTGACGAACCCCGCGAAGACGAGTTCTTCGCGGCCGACTACCGCGGCGTCTGGTCGGTCACGTGGGAGGCGCGACCGGGCGTCACCCTCGAGTACGGCGGCGCACTCACCGGCCCCATGCGGCTGCCGCGGTTCGAAGGCGAGTTCGCCCGGCCGACCCGCAACGACCCGTACGCCACCCACGACCTGCAGCTGTCGTGGAGCCCCGTGCCCGGGCAACGGGTGACGCTCGGGATCCAGAACCTCACCGACTTCACGCAGGGCTCTCCCCTCGTGGATCCGACTCGACCCTTCGGCGACGCCTTCGACACGAGCTACGTGTACGGCCCGATCGTGGGGCGGCGGATCAATCTGGGACTCCGGCTCACGCGGGGTCGCTGA
- a CDS encoding TlpA disulfide reductase family protein: protein MRRGARWTRGWGAVGVIAVAAGLGAGHARAQSAGDPLVHPDPAWELRTLDGERFTLGDLRGRPVFVNLWATWCPPCVAELASIDRLAAEVGDAATFLLVSPEDERAVREFARRRQLGVRPVLESTLVPEEFGLEALPHTVILDAGGGLVLRHRGAADWHTPEVEALLRRLATERSPVSGPIEPTLRLESPPRPGGPWTLEVGVPAGWSLYAPASADIDLGLPLAASWLSGTLRASATLSGPAPITETGEAGVTEVYRGRVWLRVTAPRGPVDALEVRWALCRADRCVPGTTRVEPGPRARPSAAA from the coding sequence ATGCGGCGCGGGGCGCGGTGGACGCGGGGGTGGGGCGCGGTCGGCGTGATCGCGGTCGCGGCCGGACTCGGGGCCGGTCACGCGCGAGCGCAGTCCGCGGGAGATCCGCTCGTGCATCCCGATCCCGCCTGGGAGCTGCGGACGCTCGACGGGGAGCGCTTCACCCTCGGCGATCTCCGGGGGCGTCCGGTGTTCGTGAACCTGTGGGCCACCTGGTGCCCGCCGTGCGTGGCCGAACTCGCCTCCATCGACCGGCTGGCCGCCGAGGTGGGCGACGCCGCCACCTTCCTGCTCGTGTCGCCCGAAGACGAGCGGGCGGTGCGTGAGTTCGCCCGGCGGCGGCAGCTCGGGGTGCGGCCCGTGCTGGAGTCCACCCTGGTGCCCGAGGAGTTCGGACTGGAGGCCCTTCCGCACACCGTGATTCTCGACGCCGGGGGAGGCCTCGTGCTGCGGCATCGTGGGGCGGCCGACTGGCACACCCCGGAGGTGGAGGCACTGCTGCGACGGCTCGCCACCGAGCGGAGCCCCGTGTCGGGGCCGATCGAGCCGACGCTGAGGCTCGAGTCGCCGCCGCGACCCGGAGGGCCCTGGACCCTGGAGGTCGGGGTGCCTGCCGGGTGGAGTCTCTACGCCCCCGCGAGCGCGGACATCGACCTCGGACTCCCCCTGGCCGCGTCGTGGCTGTCGGGAACCCTCAGGGCATCCGCGACGCTCTCGGGGCCCGCGCCCATCACCGAGACCGGGGAGGCAGGGGTGACGGAGGTCTACCGCGGACGGGTGTGGTTGAGAGTGACTGCGCCCCGCGGCCCGGTCGACGCCCTCGAGGTCCGGTGGGCCCTGTGCAGGGCCGACCGGTGCGTGCCCGGGACGACCCGGGTCGAACCCGGGCCGCGTGCCCGACCCTCAGCGGCGGCGTGA
- a CDS encoding Lrp/AsnC family transcriptional regulator, protein MSPSRRKDLGDDTVSLDRIDSLLLEAIQLDAKASLAALGEVVELSPPAVMERLKKLEQAGIIRGYHAHVDGRRVGLDIAAFIGVAVQSPDRMAEIQEWGGTRPDVLECHHVTGAYTLLLKVKTRNTGALEELVNALRSMDGVRATDTMIVFSTAFERTPIPIEVPPEAPAKRRRTNKNNPS, encoded by the coding sequence ATGAGCCCAAGCCGCCGAAAAGATTTAGGTGACGATACGGTCTCCCTCGATCGGATCGACAGCCTCCTGCTGGAGGCGATCCAGCTCGATGCGAAGGCCTCCCTCGCCGCACTCGGAGAGGTGGTGGAGCTGTCGCCGCCCGCCGTGATGGAGCGACTCAAGAAGCTGGAGCAGGCGGGCATCATTCGCGGCTACCACGCCCATGTGGACGGGCGACGCGTGGGACTCGACATCGCCGCATTCATCGGCGTGGCGGTGCAGAGTCCCGACCGCATGGCGGAGATCCAGGAGTGGGGGGGCACCCGGCCCGATGTGTTGGAGTGCCACCACGTGACAGGCGCCTACACGCTGCTCCTGAAAGTGAAGACCCGGAACACGGGTGCCCTCGAAGAACTGGTGAACGCGCTCCGCTCGATGGACGGTGTGCGGGCGACCGACACGATGATCGTGTTCTCGACCGCTTTTGAACGCACCCCGATTCCGATCGAGGTGCCTCCGGAAGCCCCTGCGAAACGTCGCCGGACCAACAAGAACAATCCTTCCTGA